One window from the genome of Vidua chalybeata isolate OUT-0048 chromosome 3, bVidCha1 merged haplotype, whole genome shotgun sequence encodes:
- the WDR27 gene encoding LOW QUALITY PROTEIN: WD repeat-containing protein 27 (The sequence of the model RefSeq protein was modified relative to this genomic sequence to represent the inferred CDS: inserted 1 base in 1 codon; deleted 1 base in 1 codon; substituted 2 bases at 2 genomic stop codons) — translation MEGAGARCASGGSRDADVVCEKRLFKGKLPELLFQLACSHHHCAFPVSRNELCVWNTATAQPLYLSGHHDSVSALSFGSKINPLLVCSASHECVIVWNLDECTQKVQEGFTPRGIVIGTLLGMVLHIRFSPDDQQVAVCAGNQIYMLSAKGEAILAELDGHLAPVTAAEFCTWEKSILISVSEDRTFKVWDXSTSQLIYQSGIITTAFPLLSLLIDEENKQIITGCAEGQLWIFSLISDHNYRCVAHIDLKKEQEKFCNKVWKSGKEIGEGQNNSKLCKTDKMRPEGLVETSLPILLIEHCDFFVCFHNEENTYSSQNTGYFWIGTSTGLSIINLANFELEALLSYRDYSDLSIWIAISCALTRKAVNGKVLCLIASMFEDMISVLEVNLPELVRTQHSDFFPCGNEKSLSVIARGTLLANSPLCKGLKKNMKEPSSXTLVLKNTVKDKPLVFHNKIKSSGYTVAPRMAMFSPNTNLKKXKASKWKTSCKCENKEYPLESYPPIKYEKEISVTCKPTPIFCLQYSGDGELLACGQADKSLLIFNSNLADVHDVFSGHDGAVNSVGWSHDRKWLVSASEDRTLRVWSVCNKKTALILGKEKFHKTVHFAQFYFIDTFLLLCCGAEFHLLSFHLDTTKDDLKRYKQKSVSKLVQKFPMTSAMAITSLSAVNEFYSYIVLTAGSNRALEVFDLNAGCSTAVIQEAHVRSVHQICQNKGSSFSTQQPEAYNLFLTTAAGDGIKLWDLRTLRCERRFEGHSSHCYPCGIAVSPCGRFIASGSDDKYAYVYEMCSSTFLCKLGRHTESVINVSFNLSSPQGEHDVFLVFGFSNVIFNQMLTTATLDGKLQLFLP, via the exons ATGGAGGGCGCCGGGGCCCGCTGCGCCTCTGGAGGAAGCCGTGATGCTGACGTTGTCTGCGAAAAACGCTTGTTTAAAGGCAAACTGCCAGAGCTTCTCTTTCAGCTCGCATGCAGTCACCACCACTGTGCTTTCCCTGTGAGTCGCAATGAGTTGTGCGTCTGGAACACAGCCACTGCTCAG CCATTATATTTGTCAGGGCATCATGACTCAGTTTCTGCATTGTCATTTGGAAGTAAAATCAATCCGCTTCTTGTCTGCTCTGCCTCTCATGAATGTGTGATAGTGTGGAATCTTGATGAATGTACGCAGAAAGTGCAAGAAG GGTTTACACCTCGAGGAATTGTTATAGGAACTCTTTTGGGAATGGTGCTTCATATCAGATTTAGTCCAGATGATCAACAAGTGGCAGTATGTGCTGGAAATCAGATCTACATGTTAAGTGCAAAG GGTGAAGCTATACTAGCTGAATTGGATGGACACCTGGCTCCGGTGACTGCTGCTGAGTTTTGCACATGGGAGAAAAGTATTCTCATATCAGTGTCAGAAGACAGAACCTTTAAG GTGTGGGACTAGTCTACCAGTCAGTTAATATATCAGTCAGGAATAATAACaa CAGCATTTCCTTTGCTAAGTCTGCTAAttgatgaagaaaacaaacagattaTCACTGGATGTGCTGAGGGACAG CTTTGGATCTTCAGTTTAATCAGTGATCATAATTACCGTTGCGTAGCACATATCGACTTAAAGAAAGAGCAAGAGAAATTCTGTAATAAAGTGTGGAAATCTGGCAAAGAGATAG GTGAAGGGCAAAATAATTCCAAGCTTTGCAAAACTGACAAGATGAGACCAGAAGGATTAGTGGAAACATCATTGCCTATCCTCTTAATTGAGCATTGTGACTTTTTTGTATGTTTCCATAATGAAGAAAATAC ATATTCTTCCCAGAATACTGGCTATTTTTGGATAGGAACCTCTACTGGCTTGTCAATAATTAATTTGGCAAACTTTGAATTAGAAGCTCTTTTATCTTACAGAG ATTACAGTGACCTCAGCATTTGGATTGCCATATCATGTGCATTAACAAGGAAGGCAGTTAATGGAAAG GTTTTATGCTTGATTGCCTCGATGTTTGAAGATATGATTTCTGTGTTGGAAGTTAACCTTCCTGAATTGGTGAGAACTCAgcacagtgatttttttccatgtggaaaTGAGAAAAGTCTATCAGTTATTGCCAG GGGTACTTTATTGGCAAATTCTCCATTGTGTAAAGGTTTAAAGAAGAACATGAAAGAACCTTCTAGTTAAACACTTG TACTAAAGAACACAGTGAAGGATAAACCTTTGGTTTTCCATAATAAAATTAAGTCATCAGGATATACAGTAGCACCAAG AATGGCCATGTTTTCTCCAAATActaacctgaaaa aaaaggcatctaAGTGGAAGACCAGTTGTAAATG tgaaaataaagaatatcCATTGGAAAGTTATCCTCCAATCAAATATGAGAAAGAGATATCTGTTACTTGTAAACCAACCCCAATTTTTTGTCTTCAATATTCTG GGGATGGAGAGCTGTTGGCTTGTGGCCAGGCTGACAAAAGTCTGCTGATATTCAATTCCAATCTCGCTGATGTACATGATGTTTTTTCAG gtCATGATGGTGCAGTTAACTCTGTTGGCTGGAGTCATGACAGGAAGTGGTTAGTTTCTGCATCAGAAGACAGAACTTTAAGGGTCTGGTCAGTCTGCAATAAGAAAACTGCCCTAATTCTG GGTAAAGAGAAGTTCCATAAGACTGTACACTTtgcacagttttattttatagataCATTTCTATTGCTGTGTTGTGGAGCTGAATTTCATCTATTAAGTTTCCATCTAGACACAACCAAGGATGACCTAAAACG GTACAAACAGAAGAGTGTTTCCAAATTGGTACAGAAATTTCCCATGACTTCAGCAATGGCAATTACCAGCCTTTCAGCAGTAAATGAGTTCTATTCTT ATATTGTACTT ACAGCTGGCAGCAACCGAGCATTGGAAGTTTTTGACCTCAatgcaggctgcagcacagcagtgataCAGGAAGCTCATGTTAGATCAGTCCATCAGATCTGCCAAAACAAG GGATCATCCTTCAGCACTCAGCAACCTGAAGCTTACAACCTTTTcctgaccacagctgcaggtgATGGCATCAAACTGTGGGATTTAAGAACACTGAG GTGTGAACGTCGTTTTGAAGGGCACAGTAGCCACTGCTACCCATGTGGAATTGCAGTATCTCCCTGTGGACGCTTTATAGCCAGTGGATCAGATGACAAATAC